Genomic segment of bacterium:
CGTCGGCATCGGCTCGGCCAGGGCTCTGATCACCAACCGGCCGCCCGATGCGAGTGTTTTGGGAATCGTCATAGCCGCCCTTTCGCTCATTGTCATGCCGGTGTTGGCGCGAGCCAAGCGCGCGGTCGCCCTGCGGATTTCGAGCTCGGCCCTGGTCTCCGATTCCCGCCAGACCGATCTGTGCGCGGTTCTCTCGGCGATCCTGCTGGTGGGGTTGGCGCTCAACGCCTTGTTGGGTTGGTGGTGGGCCGATCCGGTGGCGGGTCTTTCGATGGTGCCGATCATCGCCTGGGAGGGCTGTCGCGCCTGGCGCGGCGAAGAGTGCGGCGACTGTCATCCGGTCGAACTGAGGAGCTGATGGCGCCGGTAACGCTGATCGCGCTGCTAGCATTTCTGCTCATCGTCGGTCTCCTACTGTTCTTGCGCTGGGGGATGAACTGGGGTTCGGCTCGGGCGGAGCATGAACTCGAGATGCCGGGCGACGAGTATCTCGGCGGTGGGCCAGCGGCTCGGGTCGTGATGACGCGCGCGATCGCGATCGAGGCCGAGCCCGAGATCGTGTGGCCCTGGCTGGCCCAGCTCGGTCGCGGCGCGGGCTGGTACAGCTACGATCGATTGGACAACGGCGGCCGGACCTCGGCCGAGCACATCGTCTCCTGGATCCCCGCTCCCGCAATAGGCGATGCCACGCCCACCGGCTACCTGCGCCATATCGAGCCCGGCCGCTCTCTCGTTTGGTGGGCCGAGGGGGCGCGGTTCGCCGGCGCCACGACCCGATTGGTGGTGGACATTCAGCTGACGCCCGATGGTGGAACCTCGCGGCTCGTGATCCGGATGTCCGCAGACGCCAAAGGGCTGACGGCTCCGCTCGCCCTGCTGGCGTTCCGGGTGATTGACAGCATCATGGCGCGACGCCAGCTGCTGGGGATTCGCGGGCGAGTCGAGCGTCACGGGGCTCGCTCGAGTGATCCCGAGCGCCCCGAAACCGGCGCGCCGGACCAGTATCAGTTCTACGAGGCGATCTATGCTTCGGGCGAACTAGCCGGGTTGCGGGGCAAGGAGCACGCGCAGCGATGGCGCACAGCGGCCATCGATGATGGCGTTGTCCTCGTCGCCGCAGAGGATTCCTAGGCGCTCGCGCCTGAGAGCTCGCACCTGCCTCTGAAGAGGCTCTACTCGCCGGCGAAGGTCTCGCCCAGGAACACCTCGAGCTCACCCCAGCTTTCGATATCGGCGTCCTCGTTGTAGGCGAGCGGCATGCCAAACTCCTCTCCAACCGAGGTCGCTCCTGGGTTGGTGAACGAGTGCTGGGCTCCCGGATAGGAGATGAACTTCATGTCGGCTCCGGCATCGGCCATTTCCTGTTGAAACGCGTCGATCTGTTCCGCCGGCACCATGGGGTCGTCGGCGCCGTGGGCGACCAGAATCCGCGTTTCGGTTATTCCGGGCTGGGCGGGCGCGAGCGGCGCCAGACCGCCGTGGAAACTCGCGACGGCGTCGAGCCCGGCTCCGATGCGGGCCATGTGCAGAACCACGCCGCCGCCGAAGCAGTAGCCGATCGCGGCGGTCTTGTCCGGGTCGGTCGTGGGGTGGTCCTCGAGGAGCTTCCGGGCCGCCTCGAAACGCGCGACTCCGGTCTCCAAGCTGCCGAGAATCTCCATCATGAACTTCTCGGCGTCTTCGGGGTGCTCGGCGAGCTTGCCTTCGCCGTACATGTCCAGGGCCAAGGCGGTGTATCCCATGTCGGCCAGCATCTCGGCGCGCTTTCTGGCGTATTCGTTGTGTCCCCACCACTCGTGAACCACCAGGACGCCGGGTCTCGGTCCTTC
This window contains:
- a CDS encoding dienelactone hydrolase family protein, giving the protein MKRVLTALAILTTIACAKPAEEPAVGPTTEKPTAVAKALAPDVRGEVIKYEVDGVTFTGYLAYDDQLEGPRPGVLVVHEWWGHNEYARKRAEMLADMGYTALALDMYGEGKLAEHPEDAEKFMMEILGSLETGVARFEAARKLLEDHPTTDPDKTAAIGYCFGGGVVLHMARIGAGLDAVASFHGGLAPLAPAQPGITETRILVAHGADDPMVPAEQIDAFQQEMADAGADMKFISYPGAQHSFTNPGATSVGEEFGMPLAYNEDADIESWGELEVFLGETFAGE
- a CDS encoding cation transporter — encoded protein: MVVGAPALEDRPALLRRGRRLEFLTIGWNFIEAIVSVGAGLLAGSVSLIGFGIDSVIESLSGAVLLWRLGHDDDRHEGHARRLVAVTFFLLAAYVGIGSARALITNRPPDASVLGIVIAALSLIVMPVLARAKRAVALRISSSALVSDSRQTDLCAVLSAILLVGLALNALLGWWWADPVAGLSMVPIIAWEGCRAWRGEECGDCHPVELRS